From Carya illinoinensis cultivar Pawnee chromosome 5, C.illinoinensisPawnee_v1, whole genome shotgun sequence, one genomic window encodes:
- the LOC122309388 gene encoding DNA-3-methyladenine glycosylase encodes MSFSSMSKANVRRHVLEKNKVLKEKEKPAQSSLSKNLKRIYPIGLQRSGSSLSLSSLSLSWSQNSNDSSLADSTTPLDQKISLALRLIAPPERREAPVDKNAKQQSQDTGTGELKRCNWVTKNSDQVYVAFHDECWGVPVYDDSQLFELLAMSGMLMDYNWTEILKRRELFREAFSGFDPNVVAKMGEKEITDIASNKAIMLSESRVRCILDNAKCILKIVREFGSFSSYMWGYVNHKPVINRYKYPRNIPLRTPKAEALSKDLIKHGFRLVGPVIVCSFMQAAGLTIDHLVDCYRYGECVGLAERPWRHI; translated from the exons ATGTCTTTCTCCAGCATGTCTAAGGCAAATGTAAGAAGACATGTTCTGGAGAAGAACAAAGtgttgaaagaaaaagagaaaccaGCACAAAGTAGTCTGTCCAAAAACCTTAAGAGAATTTACCCAATTGGGCTTCAGAGGAGCGGTTCATCATTATCCCTATCATCATTGTCTCTGTCATGGTCACAGAACTCAAACGACTCTTCTCTTGCGGATTCTACCACTCCACTGGATCAGAAGATTTCTTTAGCACTTCGGCTGATTGCACCACCTGAAAGAAGAGAAGCTCCAGTCGATAAAAATGCAAAACAGCAAAGTCAGGATACTGGTACTGGCGAGTTGAAGAGGTGCAACTGGGTTACAAAGAATAGTG atcaagtttatgtagcATTTCATGACGAGTGCTGGGGAGTTCCAGTTTACGATGACAG CCAATTGTTTGAGCTGCTTGCAATGTCTGGCATGCTGATGGACTACAACTGGACTGAAATCCTGAAAAGAAGGGAACTATTCAG AGAAGCCTTTTCTGGATTTGATCCTAACGTTGTTGCCAAAATGGGGGAGAAGGAAATCACAGACATAGCATCCAACAAAGCAATAATGTTATCAGAGAGCAGAGTAAGGTGTATATTAGACAATGCCAAATGCATATTAAAG ATTGTGAGGGAATTTGGATCGTTCAGTAGCTATATGTGGGGTTATGTGAATCACAAACCAGTGATCAACAGGTACAAATACCCAAGAAATATTCCATTGAGGACACCAAAAGCAGAAGCCCTTAGCAAGGATCTGATAAAGCATGGATTTCGGTTGGTAGGGCCGGTGATTGTGTGTTCGTTTATGCAAGCTGCTGGTTTGACAATTGATCATCTTGTTGATTGTTATAGATATGGTGAATGTGTGGGTCTTGCAGAAAGACCATGGAGGCATATCTAA
- the LOC122309754 gene encoding phosphatidylinositol 4-kinase gamma 5-like has protein sequence MSRELDSPVQTQMAVTIFKSPLSGEYHGSRRIEGKQPAGRRRVFVQTETGCVLGMELDRGDNAHTVKRRLQLALNFPTEESSLTFGDMVLKNDLSAVRNDSPLLLKRNLIHRSSSTPCLSPTGRDIQQRDWSGPIEILGQSNRFAKMKQLVKEIVKAIKNGVDPIAVNGGLGGAYYFRNSRGESVAIVKPTDEEPFAPNNPKGFVGKALGQPGLKRSVRVGETGFREVAAYLLDDNHFANVPPTALVKITHSIFNVNDGVNGNKPHKKKQVSKIASFQQFIPHDFDASDHGTSSFPVAAVHRIGILDVRIFNTDRHAGNLLVRKLDGVGRFGQVELIPIDHGLCLPETLEDPYFEWIHWPQASIPFSEDELEYIKNLDPVCDCDMLLRELPMIREACLRVLVLCTIFLKEAAAFGLCLAEIGEMMSREFRSGEEEPSELEVVCMEARRTIAEELLSPKADSVDENIQFDIDCEEMELDVTPKKMVLDDYMARAPFQSGMSGGCVRCPLSRLEESIEEEDEDEESQGEEEQEGIVTLPAAERIPTISKLSMSLKNTVLWEKNKKHQKHTGAKLENGYLSNTSSAHGSANEQLPASMSFVKLADMSEDEWTMFLEKFQELLYPAFGKRKSVTLGQRQRQRLGTSCQF, from the coding sequence atgtctCGTGAATTGGACAGTCCTGTTCAGACTCAGATGGCGGTGACAATCTTCAAGAGCCCGCTTAGCGGGGAATACCATGGGAGCAGGAGAATTGAAGGGAAACAGCCTGCAGGGAGAAGACGCGTCTTTGTGCAAACCGAAACTGGATGTGTTTTGGGAATGGAATTAGATCGTGGTGATAATGCCCATACCGTGAAGAGGAGGCTGCAGCTTGCGTTAAACTTCCCTACAGAGGAGAGCTCGCTGACTTTTGGGGATATGGTGCTGAAGAATGATCTTAGTGCCGTTCGAAATGATTCCCCACTTCTTCTTAAACGGAACCTTATACATAGAAGCTCCTCAACCCCATGTCTGTCACCCACCGGGAGAGATATCCAGCAGAGAGATTGGAGTGGTCCTATTGAAATATTAGGGCAGTCAAATCGCTTTGCTAAAATGAAACAACTAGTCAAGGAAATTGTTAAGGCAATTAAGAACGGGGTTGATCCAATTGCTGTTAATGGTGGACTTGGTGGTGCATACTATTTTAGGAATAGTAGAGGTGAGAGTGTTGCGATTGTGAAGCCTACCGATGAAGAACCTTTTGCACCGAACAATCCAAAGGGCTTTGTTGGGAAAGCTCTTGGACAACCTGGTTTGAAACGTTCAGTGCGAGTTGGGGAGACGGGGTTCAGAGAGGTTGCGGCTTACCTTCTCGACGATAATCACTTTGCAAATGTGCCTCCCACTGCTCTTGTGAAGATCACTCACTCAATCTTCAATGTCAATGATGGGGTGAATGGTAATAAACCTCACAAAAAGAAGCAAGTTAGCAAGATTGCATCTTTCCAACAGTTCATCCCACATGATTTTGATGCCAGTGATCATGGCACCTCTAGTTTCCCAGTTGCGGCTGTGCATCGAATAGGGATCTTAGATGTTAGGATTTTTAACACGGACAGACATGCAGGAAACCTTTTAGTGAGAAAACTTGATGGTGTTGGGAGGTTTGGTCAGGTGGAGCTCATTCCTATTGATCATGGCCTTTGCCTGCCAGAAACTTTGGAGGACCCATACTTTGAGTGGATTCACTGGCCGCAGGCTTCAATTCCATTCTCAGAGGATGAGCTTGAGTACATCAAAAATCTTGACCCTGTTTGTGATTGTGATATGCTGCTTAGGGAGCTTCCCATGATTCGAGAAGCTTGTCTCAGGGTCTTGGTTCTCTGCACCATTTTCCTCAAGGAGGCTGCCGCTTTCGGTCTCTGCCTTGCTGAAATTGGCGAGATGATGAGTAGAGAATTCCGTAGTGGTGAGGAGGAGCCTAGTGAACTCGAGGTTGTATGCATGGAGGCAAGGAGGACGATAGCAGAGGAGCTGTTATCCCCTAAAGCTGATTCTGTAGATGAGAATATCCAGTTTGATATAGACTGCGAGGAAATGGAGTTAGACGTTACGCCAAAGAAGATGGTACTAGATGATTATATGGCCAGAGCACCATTCCAGTCTGGAATGAGTGGCGGTTGTGTTCGCTGTCCACTGTCTAGACTCGAAGAAAGCatcgaggaggaggatgaggatgaggaaaGTCAAGGAGAAGAAGAGCAAGAGGGAATTGTAACTCTGCCAGCTGCTGAAAGGATCCCAACAATTTCAAAGCTTTCGATGTCGTTGAAGAATACTGTTTTatgggagaaaaataaaaaacaccaGAAACATACTGGAGCAAAACTTGAAAATGGCTATTTATCAAATACATCCTCTGCGCATGGGAGTGCAAATGAGCAGCTTCCTGCAAGCATGAGCTTCGTGAAGCTGGCAGACATGAGTGAGGATGAATGGACAATGTTTCTGGAGAAGTTTCAAGAGCTGCTTTACCCAGCATTTGGAAAACGAAAGTCTGTGACCCTAGGTCAGAGGCAGAGACAGAGGCTTGGTACGTCGTGCCAGTTTTGA